Sequence from the Gloeocapsopsis dulcis genome:
GTAGTAGAAAACTGTTACCCCCTTGAGGTATACAGCTAATTTAAATCACATAGTTAAGCGATCGCGTTTTATAAATATCTATCTGCTAGACTCCATTCATTAGTAGGCTGCTTGCTTCTATTGAGCATGACACGTGTCAGTATCAAAAAGTGTCTCTACCTTATTAAAGTGAATTGCATCCCTAATCTATTTTTGTCACACCTTAAATCACTGCAGTACCAATACTTGCAAGCCTTAGCAAAACATACATTACCAAATCTACTAAAAAAACTCACAACAGATTTAAGTATTTCCACGTAACTTCATATTTCCTATACAGACAATTGCAATCTCAAAGTTAAACTAAGTATAGAAAGCAACGAGTTAATTACATCTGCATAAATAGAAACAAATTATGGCAATGTCTTGTTACTAAATACTAATAAGTACCTCTACAAAACTAAAGTAAACTTCTAGGTTTGGTTTAGAAATTCTAATTGTCATAGTTCATCAAGAAATTACTCATAAGTATAAAATATGACTACTTCTATCTTCAAAAAATTTGTTTTACCACCTGTACTTCTTTCTACAGGAATCTTTGCAACATTAACTTTACCTTTGGCTTTACTTGGCTCTAAGTCTGTAGCAATTCAGCTACAAGAAGAACCAGTTTTTCATGGCAAACTAAGAGATGTTGCTACTCCTTATCTTGGCTTAGCAAGCTTACTCAGTTTGGGAACAGGAGTTGCTAGTGTCACAGTTGCAGGATGGCAACAATCTTCTCGTAAATCAGCGCAAGTAGAGCAGCAGCTATCTGGTTTGCAAAAAAGTTTGCAAGAAAAAGAAGAACAATTAGAACAACTTAAACTTTCTGAATCTCGTTTAGCAACTGTTGGATTAAATTCATTCTTAGAAGGTGAAGTATCTCAAATATCTAATACAGCTTCAGAAACTACTACAACAGCAATACAGCCTGTTGTTATTACGACACCTGTACAAGCTGTTGAGCCTTTAATTGTAATCGCCCACAAAGCAGAGCCAAGTTTAACAGTTCAAGCAGCTATTGCACAATTTCCTTTAGCGCAAAACTATCTTGCGTATACACAAGCTATTCCTACTCAAAATCAGCAAGATTCGAGAGATTCTCAGCCAGAATCTGCGCCAGATATGCCTTCAACAGAAGAACTACAAGATCAGTTACAACAAATTATGGCTCAGATGGAGAATTTACACAAAGCATTACAAATAAATACAATAGTAAAGTCAGAGCAAGAAGTATCAGCTAGTGCGTCGATGCTTGCCTCTCATTTCTAAAGCTATGTGTGTAAAACGTAGCCGTTAAATAATAAAGGACTAAAGGTAAAATACTGTTAACGTCTACGTTTGTTCGCGAAAAATTCAAAATTCAACATTCATAATTCAGCACTTCATAGAGGTGGACTTTGGTTATCTAGCAGCGAATTGATTCACCCAGTTCTGATTAGTAATTAGAACGTGGTAGCTGTTAACGTAAGAGCTCAGCCATAGAAAGTGGAGCATTGGTTTGGTTTGTCTTAATTGGTTTTGGACGAATCGCAGTCGTAGTAGAAGCATCCAAATTAACTTCTGAGCGATTTCCCCACCCACCATTGATTTCTTCTGGTAAAGTTTTAGGAGGAGTCGTTTTTCCAGAAGCTACGGCAATAGGTAATGTTTGACTAGCTTGTACATACTCTTCACCCTCAGCACTGAAGCGAACTAGTCTTCCTCGTAATTCTGGAGTTTGTTGCTGTTCAGTTGGTAACTGAGCTGAAGGTTCGTAAGTAGCAATAAAAGTGACAGATGTTGCCGGTTGTAGCGAGTTTTGCAGTGCTGCTTCTGTCTGCCAAGCTTCTTGAAAACGTCCATCTGTAGCAACGTGCCAAAAATTCACTGTAGTTTGCCATTTTCCGGCCGATACTGGCACAATTTGCCGCGCCAAGATTGAGTAAGTCTTAGGTTGAGAAATCAGCGATCGCTCAGGTGCTGGATTTAGGTAACGTAACGCTGTGACGGCAATTCGACTATCATCAGGTAAATTCGTACTGCCTGCAATATTGTAGACTCCTGGACGACTTGCCGCTTTGATCTCGTTAATGTTGAGTTCTATGCTTTGTTGGGGTGGCGGCGAACAGCTCATACACAGCAATGATAGTAAACTACAAGCCGTCACAGTCTGAGGCAATTTCATCTTTTGTAGAACAACTTGATATAAATGGGTAAGTATAGGGCGATCGCAATAAATAAGCATTAAATTTTAAGTATTTTAGTTATAAAGTTGTAAAACAGCACAAAAATCATTAGACACCAGTAGGCAAAAGACTTGTCCTTAAAATTCACAAAGCTACTGCTCCAGGATAGTCTTGCTTCTTGAGTTCAACAAGAGATCTTTACTAAGAATTCTTAGAAAATTTAACTGCATCAAGCCTGTACTTTTATTTACATTTTTTAATCTGCTCATTCTGCAGAATTTACGGTGTTTGCGGCAAGTTAAAACCTTTTACACGAGAATATTCACCTGCTAGATCTCGTCGATCGGAATAAGGTTTGCTAAAGTGGCGACAGTTTGCCTATGAAGAAATAATCAGCCAAGCAACCAGGGTGTGATGAGCCAAACCGTACCTGATTGTCCTATATGCCCATATTTGAATCAATTCAAGCCAGTAAGCTTACTTGGCATGAGTGCGATCGCTGTTTGCCTGCTTGAAGTTGGTGCTATCCAATCTGCTCAAGCCAATTCTATAGAACACAGTAAACACGTTGCATCTCAATCGCTGAGAGCGCAACTTCCGAGCTTGCCAAATCAAAATACTGCTTTACCAAATTTTAATAATATTCAAAGTCCGCAAGTAAATCCTGGAACACCTGCCAACTACAATCAGTATTTGGCAGTTCCTGGTGCTATTCCATATGGAGGTTCTCCTCCGCCATTAGTAGCTCCTGTGAGAACATGGCAAGAAGAACTTACACAGAGAGGCAATTACCCAAATCCAGGGATGGCATCACCTTACCTGCCTCCGGTGGCAACACCACAACCTAACACGTTTGGGACTGGCGCTGCACCTGGGGTTATGGTTCCTTACGGTGTTGTATACCCCTATGTGCCCCAAGTTCCAGCTAATATACTTTATCCTGGAGCGATCGCACCTTACCCTTATGGTGCAGTTGGACAACCGCCGCCTCCCTACGTCCAAACACCAGTCATGCTACTGCCAGTTCCGGCAAGCCCTGGAATTCCTCAACCAAATTCCACAAATGGCAATATGCTACCACCAGCACCAGGAAACAATGTCAATGGGATGATGCCTTATGCTATGCCAGGGCAACAACCTTACTTAGCACAACCTAATGCACTTGGCATGATGATGGTTCCTTATGCTATGCCAGGTCAACAGCCTTACTTAACACAACCTAATGCGATCGGTGGCAATGCTGTACCCTTAGCACCAGGGAATATGATTCCTTATGCTATGCCAGGACAACAGCCTTACTTACCACCAATGCCACAACCTAATGTGGGTGGTATGGGTATGATGTACAATCAAGGCGGTGTAACATCATATGCTCCAGTTGTCAACCCCAATGCAGCTATTGGACAACAAGCATTCCCAGCACCTGGTAATACCTTCAATCCTAACGGCGTACCGTATGCTCCTGTTGGATCTTACTTAGCACCAGCCACAACACAATTACCTCCCCCACTTAATACAACACCACCTACCGCGCCCAATCCGAATTTAACTCCAGTACCTCCAACTCCTGTTCCTAACCAAAGTACGATCCAAACACCTACGTTGGATAGTCAACCTGTAAATAGTTCTGCGTTGCAATTACAAGGTGTCTATTCCTACCAAGGAGATGAGTCTTCAGCACGAGCACGAGTAGGTGCAGTGTATCCTCTCACACCTCGAATTTTAGTAGGTGCAACAGTCGATTTAACTGATGGCACTGCTTTTGCTGATTCTCGGACTCAGGGATTGAGTCTCAATGAATTCTATTTAGCAACTTCGTTAGAAAACGTGCCGAACTTGCGGTTTGTGATTGGTCAACTTGATTTAACTTCATACTTTGACCGTAACAGCTTTGCTAAAGATGGAGCATCGCAGTTTTTTAATCCTGTGTTTCAGACAAATCCAGCTTTGGTAAGTACTGGTGTTAACTCGCGCCCTGGTGCTTTAGTAAATTGGACTGTAACCGACAACATTGAAGCTAAAGCTGCGATATTTTCCTCTTCGCGGGCAATTGGAGACTTTGCACTCGATGGATTTGCCACAGAAGTAGGAATTCGCTATGGCAATGCGATCATTCGCGGAACTTATGCCACAGATCGCGATGCTGGAACTCAAGATGGCTTCCAAGAGGCTTTTCAAGTCGCCAGAAGTGATAGTGAAACTGGAATTTTGCGTTCGGATCGCGAGGAATCATACGGTGTCAACGCAGAAGTTTATATTCCTAATCTTAAAATGGGGCTATTTGGTCGCTATGGTCGCTATGAAAATCGCGATTTAGAACTAGGGGGAGATACGTACAGTTTAGGTGTGAGCTTTTTAGATGTGTTTTCACCCGATGATAGACTTGGTTTAGCTTATGGTAGAACTTTGTCTAATGATAGATTGCGGCGGCAAGCAGGGAATGATAGACCTGATGTCTTAGAGTTGTATTATGATTTCCGCTTTTTATCTAATTTGCGATTGGGTTTTACGTTTCAAGAGCGTAACGACTTTTCCGAAACAATTTTCGGATTTCGGCTTAAAACCGAGTTTAACGTGACTCCAATCGAGAGTATTATCCGATGAGTCAACTGCAAAAGATCGTGAAAAAAACGGAAACTGGCAAAAGGCAAATTTCCTACTTAATTCCTTTTGCATTAATAGTGGGATTAGTTGGAACTCCGGTGCTAGAGGTTGTCATGGTTCCTGTGGCTCAAGCACAAACACTGCCAACAGAAGTACGTCGAGGTTATACGCTTTTAGATCAGGGATTGGTTAAAGATGCGATCGCTGCTTTTCAACAAGCCGTTCGCCGCTATCCGCAGTCTATTCCCGCCAAACTCGGTTTAGCAATTGCCTACAGGCGACAGGGAGAAATTTCTGAGGCGTGGGATATTTACCAACAAGTCTTGGCACAAGAACCCAACAATCAACTAGCCCTCAAAAGCGTAGGTGTCCTCGGCGGTTTTCGCCCTGAGTGGCAAGCAAGTGGCATAGAAGCACTAACAACATTACTCAGTCTTAATCCGAATGACACCGCAGCCCGTGCCCAACGTGCATTACTCTATGGCTATCAAGGACGTTTTGCGGAAGCTTTAGCAGACTATCAGACCGTTTTAGCAAATAATCCATCTCCAGAAATCTTACTCGGTGCAGCAGAAACTTACACTAATAGCGGTAACTATCGACAAGGATTAGAGTTATTTAATCGCTACCGTGCAACAGGACAGTCAATCTCTGGCTACGCAGCGATCGCCTATGCCCGAGCTTTGCGGCAAACTGGTAATGCAGCAGCGGCAATACAAGTACTCGAACCTCAGGTACAAGCTGCCCAAATAGACGATCGTGCAATTCAAGCACGTGCCGAGTTATCTTTAGCCTATTTAGCAAATCAGCAATTTACTGAAGCCCTAGCCATTTTAGATCCTTTACAAGGTAGAGTAGATGCCCTCTTACCTTTAGCGCGATCGCTCAATGAAATTCGCTTGCGAGCTAATGTTGCTGGACTTGCTGAACGAGTCGCAAATCTCTACACTCAAGCATTAGCTCAAGCAGTGACTCCCGATCCGCAACTACTACGCGAGGCGGCTGATGTTTTTAGCGGTTTACCCCAAGGACAACAAACCGCATTACAGTTGTATCGTCAGTTGGCAACTAGTCAACCAAACGATCCCAGCATTCAAGTACAGCTTTTAGCCCTCGAACATCAGCTAGGATTAATTTCTCCAGCCGATCTTAAGGGACGACTGTATCAAGTTCTACAAACCTTGCCTACAGAGCCGACTCAACAACAGCAGTTAGCGCAAGCTTTGGCACAAATTGAACCTCCAGGACTAGAATTTCTGCCTGTTTATCAGAATTTACTACTAGCTGGTGTTAATCAACCGTTTCTTAACTTCCGCATAGCGCAGATGTTGGTGCAAAGCAACGAGCTAGAAGGTGCAAAACGTGCTTTGGTGGCTTACACAGCGACTCCAGCAGGAGCAGCAGATCTCGCACCACAACTACTTGCAGCAGAAATCGAACGACGAGAAGGAAACCTGACGGCTGCACAAGCACGCTATCAAGCATTGATTGCAGCTAATGTTCAGGATGGTGATGTTCTTAATGCTGCATTGCAAGGACTTGCAGGAATTTACTTAAGTCAAAATCAACCAGACAACGCTCTTGCACTGTACGATCAGCTTTTAGCGCGGAATCCTCAAGATGCAAATGTCCAATTAGGACGTACTAGTATCGCTTATCAAGCAAACAGAATCTCAGAAGCTCAAGCAGAGGCAGTACTCAATAGTTGGCTGCAAAGTCAACCTACGACTAATGCACCACCCGAGTTATTTAGTTTAGTTGCTGCATTACCTGCAAGTCCTCAGCGGGAAAATTTGTATAATGCCCTTTTGGCGCTTGATCCAAATAATATCTCTGTACAAACACGCTCTCTTCAATTAATTGCATCGCGAGATCCAGCACTAGCACGCGCGCGAGTTGCTCAAATCGTCGCGAGTAATCCAAATAATATTGGTGTTTATTTCTTGCAGGGACAGTTAGCACAGGCAATTGGTGATTTAAGTCTTGCCGATCGCGCTTATCAAACGATTTTAACTGCACAACCTTACAATGCAGATGCTTTGTCTGCTTTGGGTGGTATTCGGTTTCAGCAGCGACGCTTTAACTCTGCCGAACAGTTATATTCTCAAGTTTTGGCAGTAAATCCCAATGATTTAGCTATCCGGCGTACGCTAGCCAGCTTGAGTGCAGCGCAAGATAAACCTTTAACTGCACTTGAACAACTTGAGCAGTTACAAGTACAACAATCCAATGGACTGTCAGATAGCGATTTATTGCGTCAAAGACAACAATTACAAGAAAATTTTCTGCGACGACGAGGCTTTCAACCTTCTTGGGAGCGCTACTAATAGTAGGGTTCACAGGGTGCTAGCGCAGACCTTCGTGTCTTAATTACGAATTAATATAATTCATTGATTTTTTAACTAATCCTACCACCGCACAATTACTGAGATTACGTTTCATGCATAAGAAACTATCACAAAACTCTCAGTGGATTTGCGCTTGGTCATTGCTCAATAGTAGAGCTAGATTTCATTTATATGTTTATAGACAAAACTCCAAAACTTGTTTAGAAATTACAAGTTCTAAATTTGTTTGTATTTCTCAAAGGAGGACAATTTTGCATTTTTATTATTGAACAATTTATTGATTAAGCATCATTTTTATTACAGATTAGTATCTTACACAAAATCCAGTTTAAATTCAAATTTTTGTATTTGTATAACCACAGGTAATCAGCAAGATGCAGCAACTAGCTCAAGGTAAAACTCGTAAATATCAAAATACAAACTTTTTACCTTTAAGTCCTTTTGCTGTCACGATCGCTGTACTCGGTTTAAGTGGTTGTTTATCAAGTTCATCTCTAGGGCAAGCGAATGCACCGCCTCATAACCTAGCAGTTGCAACACAATCTCCTTCGCCTGTTGCGATACCAACAACAGAAATCAACTTAGAAGATTTGCTGCAAGAAAGCTGGAATGCGTATCGGCAAAGATTTATTCAAGCCGATGGGCGGGTAATTGATCGCGAAGATAGCGATCGCTCAACCTCGGAAGCGCAAGCCTACGCAATGCTGCGGGCGGTGTTTGCGGACGATCCAACAACATTTGCCCGAACGCTGAATTGGAGTGAAAACAATCTCCAGCGGACAGTAGCAGGTAGTACGGATCAGTTGTGGGCATGGGAATGGGGTCGTGATATCCAAGGAAATTGGGAAATTCGCGATCGCAATTTTGCGAGTGATGCTGACATTGATGCAATTACTGCACTTATTTTTGCGTCACGCCGTTGGCAACGTCCAGAGTATCTTCAGTTAGCCCAAAGCAAACTAGAGGACTTATGGAACCTGTCTACAGTTGCCATACCAGATGGTAGGCGTTATCTCATCCCTGGTCCTAGAGAAGCCTTTCAAGTGCGATCGCACATTTTGATTCTCAATCCTTCTTATTTTGCACCATACGCCTTTCGGATTTTTGCCCAAGTCGATCCTACCCGCGATTGGCAATCGTTGGTAGATAGTAGTTACCAAGTGCTAGAGAATTCTGCAAAGCTATCAAAGGTTAATTTACCTAGTGACTGGGTAAGTTTAGATACGCAAACTGGTAACTATCAAGCATTACCAGCGTCACACTCCTTACGAACCGAGTACAGTTTCAACGCTTATCGAGTTTGGTGGCGTTTAGCTTGGGATGCAGTGTGGTTTCAAGAACCACAAGCAACTCAGTTTTTGCGACATCACTTAAAGCATTTGCAACAAATGTGGTCTTCCACAAAACGAATTCCAGCACAAATTGATTTGCAAGGGAACCCGTTAGTCAACTACGAGGCGACATCACAGTATGCCATGCTGTTTGCTGCCTTTCGCTTAATTGAGCCTGCAATTGCTACTCAAATTTTGCAACAAAAACTCTTACCCCAGTACCGCAGTGGAATTTGGGAGCAAGATTCAGCTTACTACACTCAAAACCTTGTGGGATTGGGGTTATTTCCACCCACTGAGTTAACACAACTTTTACATCCTACTAACTAGCGTCGCACTTAATTCTAACCGCTTATGCATAGCTTTCGTCGCGATCGACCTACTCACTCAAAGACTAAAACAAAGTCTCAACTATATAGCCTCCTATCGCCATATCTTTGGCTAATGGTATTAGGCTGCACTGCAGCAGTTCTTGCTTCCACAACAACTTCAATTCAAGCTCAAAGTGAAAGTAAATTGCGCCAAGAGGAACAGCAATTAATTCAAGAGTATGCGCTGCCTAAAGCACCCTCAAGACCGCCAGTTTATCGACCGCAGCGGGTAAGTCCTGCGCCTGCAAAATCGGCACCACAGCGATTGCAAAAGCCCGCGCCTCAAGCACCAAGCAAGCCGCCAGCAACTTCTTCGCGACCAGCACCAGCCCGTACTCAATCTGCTACGGCTACAACTCCTCGTCCGCGTCCAGCAGCAAGCCCTAAGCCTACTATAGTGGCTGCTAATGCTGTACCTCCGAGTCAATATGTTATGGAGTTTAATCGCAGTCCTGTTGTTGGTAATCGCTTTCGTTTACAAGGCATTTATTCTGAGGGCAGGCTTGGGTTTACGCGCCCGCGTGGTTGGCAAGTGCAATCAGTGAAGGCGTTAATTCGCTTTCAACATTCACCAGCATTGTTTGCCAATCGCTCTAATTTAACACTACGAGTGAATGGCACAAGTGTTGGTAGCGTTCCTCTCAATCGCAAGCAGTCGCAGATCGGGAGTGTGCTGTTTGATATTCCACCAAATTTGATTCAGAACTTCAACGAACTGACAGTGGTGGCGCAGCAGCATAATTCGGCAACTTGTAGCGAAGCTGACCAAACGCTGTGGACGGAGGTTCTACCAGATTCTAAATTAATTTTTAACTATACTCCACAGCCAGTTCCGATTAACTTAAGTCGCTATCCTTATCCTTTCTTTGATGAATTGAGTTTGGAACCGAATCAGATTGCTTATTTGCTACCTCAACAAATGAGTGAAACTTGGCTAACGGCAGCGGCTCGTTTTCAGACATCCTTGGGTAGGTTTGCCGAGTTTCGCCCGATTGATACAAGTTTAGTCAAAAGTATTGATGCAGTCGAGGGACAGCGGCTAGTTATTATTGGTACGCCGGAAGAACAACCAGCTTTAAGAAAACTCGATTTACCTTTTGCGATCGCTGGTAATCAAGTGCTTGACGGTAATCAAGATCCGCTGCCTGAAGATGTCGGTGTCTTGATGGTGACAAC
This genomic interval carries:
- a CDS encoding tetratricopeptide repeat protein, giving the protein MSQLQKIVKKTETGKRQISYLIPFALIVGLVGTPVLEVVMVPVAQAQTLPTEVRRGYTLLDQGLVKDAIAAFQQAVRRYPQSIPAKLGLAIAYRRQGEISEAWDIYQQVLAQEPNNQLALKSVGVLGGFRPEWQASGIEALTTLLSLNPNDTAARAQRALLYGYQGRFAEALADYQTVLANNPSPEILLGAAETYTNSGNYRQGLELFNRYRATGQSISGYAAIAYARALRQTGNAAAAIQVLEPQVQAAQIDDRAIQARAELSLAYLANQQFTEALAILDPLQGRVDALLPLARSLNEIRLRANVAGLAERVANLYTQALAQAVTPDPQLLREAADVFSGLPQGQQTALQLYRQLATSQPNDPSIQVQLLALEHQLGLISPADLKGRLYQVLQTLPTEPTQQQQLAQALAQIEPPGLEFLPVYQNLLLAGVNQPFLNFRIAQMLVQSNELEGAKRALVAYTATPAGAADLAPQLLAAEIERREGNLTAAQARYQALIAANVQDGDVLNAALQGLAGIYLSQNQPDNALALYDQLLARNPQDANVQLGRTSIAYQANRISEAQAEAVLNSWLQSQPTTNAPPELFSLVAALPASPQRENLYNALLALDPNNISVQTRSLQLIASRDPALARARVAQIVASNPNNIGVYFLQGQLAQAIGDLSLADRAYQTILTAQPYNADALSALGGIRFQQRRFNSAEQLYSQVLAVNPNDLAIRRTLASLSAAQDKPLTALEQLEQLQVQQSNGLSDSDLLRQRQQLQENFLRRRGFQPSWERY
- a CDS encoding carbohydrate porin, translated to MSQTVPDCPICPYLNQFKPVSLLGMSAIAVCLLEVGAIQSAQANSIEHSKHVASQSLRAQLPSLPNQNTALPNFNNIQSPQVNPGTPANYNQYLAVPGAIPYGGSPPPLVAPVRTWQEELTQRGNYPNPGMASPYLPPVATPQPNTFGTGAAPGVMVPYGVVYPYVPQVPANILYPGAIAPYPYGAVGQPPPPYVQTPVMLLPVPASPGIPQPNSTNGNMLPPAPGNNVNGMMPYAMPGQQPYLAQPNALGMMMVPYAMPGQQPYLTQPNAIGGNAVPLAPGNMIPYAMPGQQPYLPPMPQPNVGGMGMMYNQGGVTSYAPVVNPNAAIGQQAFPAPGNTFNPNGVPYAPVGSYLAPATTQLPPPLNTTPPTAPNPNLTPVPPTPVPNQSTIQTPTLDSQPVNSSALQLQGVYSYQGDESSARARVGAVYPLTPRILVGATVDLTDGTAFADSRTQGLSLNEFYLATSLENVPNLRFVIGQLDLTSYFDRNSFAKDGASQFFNPVFQTNPALVSTGVNSRPGALVNWTVTDNIEAKAAIFSSSRAIGDFALDGFATEVGIRYGNAIIRGTYATDRDAGTQDGFQEAFQVARSDSETGILRSDREESYGVNAEVYIPNLKMGLFGRYGRYENRDLELGGDTYSLGVSFLDVFSPDDRLGLAYGRTLSNDRLRRQAGNDRPDVLELYYDFRFLSNLRLGFTFQERNDFSETIFGFRLKTEFNVTPIESIIR
- a CDS encoding glycosyl hydrolase family 8 — protein: MQQLAQGKTRKYQNTNFLPLSPFAVTIAVLGLSGCLSSSSLGQANAPPHNLAVATQSPSPVAIPTTEINLEDLLQESWNAYRQRFIQADGRVIDREDSDRSTSEAQAYAMLRAVFADDPTTFARTLNWSENNLQRTVAGSTDQLWAWEWGRDIQGNWEIRDRNFASDADIDAITALIFASRRWQRPEYLQLAQSKLEDLWNLSTVAIPDGRRYLIPGPREAFQVRSHILILNPSYFAPYAFRIFAQVDPTRDWQSLVDSSYQVLENSAKLSKVNLPSDWVSLDTQTGNYQALPASHSLRTEYSFNAYRVWWRLAWDAVWFQEPQATQFLRHHLKHLQQMWSSTKRIPAQIDLQGNPLVNYEATSQYAMLFAAFRLIEPAIATQILQQKLLPQYRSGIWEQDSAYYTQNLVGLGLFPPTELTQLLHPTN